A genomic stretch from Halichoerus grypus chromosome 5, mHalGry1.hap1.1, whole genome shotgun sequence includes:
- the AMIGO1 gene encoding amphoterin-induced protein 1, with product MQPQRDPGGLGLLLLSLSLLLLEAARAGRPVVSCPAACLCASNILSCSKQQLPNVPHSLPSYTALLDLSHNNLSRLRAEWTPTRLVHLQSLLLSHNHLNFISSEAFSPVPNLRYLDLSSNQLRTLDEFLFSELQALEVLLLYNNHIVAVDRCAFDDMAQLQKLYLSQNQISRFPLELVKEGAKLPKLTLLDLSSNKLKNLPLPDLQKLPAWIKNGLYLHNNPLHCDCELYQLFSHWQHRQLSSVTDFQEDLYCVSSKKLLNVFNLSFLNCSEYKERAWEAHLGDTLTIKCDTKQQGMTKVWVTPSNERVLDELANGTVTVSKDGSLHFRQVRVEDGGVYTCHATGDAFNETLSVELKVYNFTLHGHHDTLNTAYTTLVGCILSVVLVLIYLYLTPCRCWCRGVEKPSSHQGDSLSSSMLSTTPNHDPMAGGDKDDGFDRRVAFLEPAGPGQGQNGKLKPGNTLPVPEATGKGQRRMSDPESVSSVFSDTPIVV from the coding sequence ATGCAACCCCAGCGCGACCCGGGAGGCCTCGGGCTCCTGCTGCTGTCCTTGAGCCTGCTCCTCTTGGAGGCGGCCAGGGCCGGCCGGCCTGTGGTTAGCTGTCCTGCTGCCTGCCTGTGCGCCAGCAACATCCTCAGCTGCTCCAAGCAGCAGCTGCCCAACGTGCCGCACTCCTTGCCCAGCTACACGGCGCTGctcgacctcagccacaacaaccTGAGCCGCCTGCGGGCCGAGTGGACCCCCACGCGCCTGGTCCACCTGCAGTCCCTGCTGCTGAGCCACAACCACCTGAACTTCATCTCCTCCGAGGCCTTTTCCCCCGTACCCAACCTGCGCTACCTGGACCTTTCCTCCAACCAGCTGCGCACACTGGACGAGTTCCTGTTCAGTGAGCTGCAGGCCCTGGAAGTCCTACTGCTCTACAACAACCACATCGTGGCAGTGGACCGCTGCGCCTTCGACGACATGGCCCAGCTGCAGAAACTCTACCTGAGCCAGAACCAGATTTCCCGCTTCCCTCTGGAACTGGTCAAGGAAGGAGCCAAGCTCCCCAAACTCACCCTCCTGGATCTCTCGTCCAACAAGCTCAAGAACTTACCGCTGCCCGACCTGCAGAAGCTGCCCGCGTGGATCAAGAACGGGCTGTACCTCCATAACAACCCCCTGCACTGCGACTGTGAGCTCTACCAGCTCTTCTCGCACTGGCAGCACCGGCAGCTGAGCTCTGTGACGGACTTCCAGGAGGACCTGTACTGCGTGAGCTCCAAGAAGCTGCTCAACGTCTTCAACCTGAGCTTCCTCAACTGCAGCGAGTACAAGGAGCGTGCCTGGGAAGCCCACCTGGGGGACACCTTGACCATCAAGTGTGACACCAAGCAGCAGGGGATGACCAAGGTGTGGGTGACGCCAAGCAATGAGCGGGTGCTAGATGAGCTGGCCAACGGCACGGTGACGGTGTCCAAGGACGGCAGTCTTCATTTCCGGCAGGTGCGGGTTGAGGACGGGGGCGTGTATACCTGCCACGCCACGGGGGACGCTTTCAACGAGACGCTGTCTGTGGAGTTGAAAGTGTATAATTTCACCCTGCACGGCCACCATGACACCCTCAACACGGCCTACACCACCCTAGTGGGCTGCATCCTCAGCGTGGTCCTCGTCCTCATATACCTGTACCTTACCCCTTGCCGATGCTGGTGCCGGGGTGTCGAGAAACCGTCCAGCCATCAAGGAGACAGCCTCAGCTCTTCCATGCTTAGCACCACCCCCAACCACGATCCTATGGCTGGTGGGGACAAGGACGATGGTTTTGACCGGCGGGTGGCCTTCCTGGAACCTGCTGGTCCTGGGCAGGGTCAAAACGGCAAGCTCAAGCCAGGCAACACCCTGCCAGTGCCCGAGGCAACCGGCAAGGGCCAGCGGAGGATGTCGGATCCGGAATCGGTCAGCTCGGTCTTCTCTGATACACCCATTGTGGTGTGA